GCCGCCCGCGCGAACTCGACGAACTCCGCGTCACCCCGCGCCACGCCGAACCCTCCCCCATGCCACACCGTTACGGACGGGCGAGGGCCACGAAAGGTTGAGTCTCCGAGAGATCAACTTTTCGGCCAGGTCACCCGTCTCCTCTCCCGCAGCGCCACAGACCGGCGCGCGAGGGGAGAGAAATGTCGACGAAGGCTACCCGCCGGAGGCACACGGCCTGCGCGGCGTCGCTGCTGGTGGCGCTGCTCACCGGCTGCGGCCTGCCGGCGTCCGGGCGGCCCGCGGCCGGCCCTGCCACGCCCGACCCGACCCACCGTGGGCAACCGCCCGCGGCGGGACCGGCCACGACCGGGCGACCGCCGGGAGCCGCCGGGAGCGCCGGTGTCGCGCCCGCGCCGGCCGTCGCGATCAGTTATCCCGCTACCGGCGGCAACCGCTGGTCGGTGGCACCCGCGGAGACGACGCCGGGGGGCGGCGACAGCGGCCGGCTGTTGCGGTACCGGGTCGTCGTGGAGCGCGACATCCGTGGCCTACCGGTCACCGACGTAGCCGCGTCGGTCTCCGCGACGCTGAACGACCCACGCGGGTGGACTGCCGGCGGGGCCTGGCGCCTGCGCCGGGTGGGCGCCGGCGCACCGGTCGACTTCACCATCTACCTGGCGACCCCCGGGACCCGCGACGCGTTGTGCCAGGACGTTCCGGACGGCTACACCTCCTGCCGCAACGCCGACCGGGTGGTGCTCAACGTGGCACGCTGGGTCGACGCGGTGCCGGGCTACGGCGCCGGCCTGGCCAGCTACCGGCAGTACATGGTCAACCACGAGGTCGGGCACCGGCTCGGCCGGGGTCACGAGCGGTGCCCCGAGCGGGGCCGGCCGGCGCCGGTGATGCAGCAGCAGACGCTGGGGTTACACGGATGCGTGGCCAACGCCTGGCCGTACCCGCGCGGGGTTCACTACAGCGGGCCGATCGGGGCGTACCACGACGAGATCCCGCCGCGCGAGGGCGCCCGGCCGGCTCGCTGAGCCCCCACCACCCTCAGGGTCGGCGGCCGCGATCCTGATCGAGCCGCTCGTCCAGCCGACCCAGTTCGTAGATGGCGTTGAGGTTGGTCGGCAGCCGGCTGATGTTGTCCGGCACCGGGCCGGGATCCGGCGCGGAAGCCGGCGTCGGGGCCGGTGCCGGAGCGCCGGCGACGCCCGGGGTGCCAGCGGTGCGCCGGCGAAGCAGGAGCATCAACGCCAGCACCGCGAGGACACCCGCGACCAGGAAGTAGTACGCGGGCACCAGCGGCCAGCCGCCCCTGGTCGGGGAGGCGAGCGTCGGCGGGGCGGCGCCCTCACCGTTCGGCAGTGGCACCGCGGCCGCACGGTCGCCCCGACCGCCGGAGGTGCGGTCGGGCGCGGCGGACGCCCCGGGTGGCCGGGAACCGGCCGACGACCCGGCGGGCGTGAGGGCCGGGGCGGGCACCGCCGGGACCGACGGGTCGGCGGCCGGCGGCGGGCTCGGCGTGGGTCTGGGCGTCGGCGACGTACTCGGGGTGCTGCTGCCGCCGCCGAGCAGGTCGTCGACGATCTTCCCGACGCCACCGAGGAGTTCACTGACCGGGCCGGGGGTGGCCGAGGGCGACGGCGACGGCGTGGGCGTCAGGGCGAGGGTCAGCATTAGCGCGACGACGGCAGGCATGGGTCCACCTCGGATGGGTCGATGTGCCCAGGCACGGTACCGCAGCGCGTGACGCGCGGGTGACCCGACGTCGCAGGGCGGAGGACGTGTGTCGCGCGTCCTCCGCCCGAAGTGTCCGAACTGGTCAGACGAGCAGCCCCCCGACCTGAGTGTTGATCCAGGACCGGATGGACGGCAGGTCCACGTAGATGGACGGGCCGGTCGCGCAGGTGGAGTTGTTGTTGCCGGCGCGGCTGGTCGCGCCGATCAGATTCCACACCCCGTTGACCCGGCGCACCTGCGGACCACCGGAGTCGCCGTAGCAGGCGCCGGAGGTGCCGTTGGTGTTGTTGGTGCAGATCTCGTACGGGCCGTTGATGCCGGAGCACCGACTGTCGGCCACGATGGACGTGTCCAGCTCGTTGGCCACCGCCGGGGCAGACCCGCAGCCCGGGCGAGCGCAGGTCTGGCCCCAGCCGATGATCCGGGTGGCGGTGCCGACCGCGCCGGAGGTGGTGGGGATCGGAGCCGGCGCGTAGCTGACCGAGCTGGCCAGTTGCAGCAGCTTGACGTCGACGCTCGGGTGGTTGACCGCGCGGGTCACCCGGACCACGGTCCCGCCGCTGGTGCGGTTGACGCTGCCCACCCGGACCGAGGACGGCGTCGAGCAGTGCTTGGCGGTCACCGCCCAGTTGGCCTTGATCAGCGTTCCGGTGCAGCCGGAGACGTACACCATGAACGGGTAGTTCTCGGTGGCCGGCCGGCCGCCGACCACAGTCGGCCCGATGTCCGAGGCGCCACTCCAGGTGTACGTCGTGCTGGCCGGCGGGGCCAGGGTGCCGGCGAACAGCGAGTTCACCCGGGACGCCTTAGCCGTGCTGGGGTTCGCGTTGCGGCAGGAGACCGGGGCGCTGCTGCCGGACATCAGGTCGGAGCAGAGGCCGGTGCGCCGGTCGGGCAGGCCCAGGATGTGGCCGAGCTCGTGGGCGGCGATCCGGTTGCGGTCGTAGCCCTGGTTGACGGCCGTGCGGCCCATCCAGATCCGTCCCGAGCCGAGGCCGGTCGGTTGCGCCCGGGGCCAGCCGTCGTCGACGTAGATGGTGATGCTGGCCGGGGTGCCGGGCTGGAGCCGGACGGTGCTGACCCGGCTGTTCCAGATCTGCGCCGCCTGGTCGAAGTTGGTGCGGAACTCGCCGGTCCGGCTCGCGTCGTAGTAGACGGTCCGTACGGCGGCAGCCGGTGCGCCGGTGGTGAGCTGCACCCCGGCTGCCGCCAGGGTCGCCACCAGCACGGCCAGCGCCGTACGCAGCAGTTGTCGTCGGAACATCACGCACTCCCCTGCGGTCGTCCGGCGACCACCGGCCGCCGGTCATCGATGCAGGTCGATGTTAAAGCGATGGCGGTCGATGTACGGCATAGCGGAAGCGTCATACCGCTTCCGCGCGAGCGCCGTGACTGAGGGCGGGCCGGTCACCGTCAGCTGCTGTTACGTGGCTGTTACGCCGCAGCGAAGTGGCCGTGCCGGTACCGGAGCACGGTCGCATCGGAGGGTCACCGGCATCGCCGCCGCGACGTGGCCCCCGACCATCGGACGGAGGCACCACGATGAGGATCAGGAGCGCACTGACGGCGCTGGCGGTCGTGCTCGCCGGGCTGGTCGCCGGCGCGGGCAGCGGCGCCACGGCGAGCACCACCATGGCGGCGACCGGATCGCCGTACTGCGGGATCACCTGGGGCAGCGCGGACAAGACGGCCGGCGCGCTGAGCAGCTCCCCGCTGATCGAGGTACGGACCGGCCGGCACGACTGCTACGACCGGGTGGTGTTCGAGTTCGCCGGCCCGGTGAACGGCTACTCGGTCGGCTACGGCGAGACGTGGACCGAGGGCGAGGGGCTGGCACTGTCGCCGTACACGGCTGGAGGCGCCCTGCTGCGGGTCTCGCTGCGGGCACCGGCGTACGACGAGGCCCACCTGGGCACCGTGCCGTACCGGGTCGGTGAGCACGCCGCGAACCTGCTGCGTTACCCGACGCTGCGCGACGTCGTCTTCGGCGGCAGCTTCGAGGGCTACACCACCTTCGCCGTCGGCGTGCGGGCCCGACTGCCGTTCCGCACGTTCGTGCTGGCCGGCCCCGGCGGGCACAGCCGGATCGTGCTCGACGTGGCGCACCAGTGGCAGGAGTGACCGGCACGGTGTCGGGGGTCCGGCCGGGCCCCCGACACCGACCGTTCCGCCAGGGCTGCGCACCGTCGCGGCGGGTCTACCCTCAGGTGGTGGAGGGCCGCGTGCTGGTGGTCGAGGACGATGCCTCCATCCGGGAGGTCACCGCCCTCGGTCTGCGCCGCGCCGGCTTCCGGGTCGACACCGCCGTCGACGGGCGGCAGGCCCTGGCGGCGTGGCGGGCCCACCCGGTCGACCTGATCGTCCTCGACGTCATGCTGCCCGGCCTGGACGGCCTGGAGGTCTGCCGGGAGATCCGGCGCACCAGCCAGGTGCCGATCCTGATGCTGACCGCGCGCACCGACACGCTCGACGTGGTGGTCGGGTTGGAGTGCGGTGCGGACGACTACCTGCGCAAACCGTTCGACCTGCCCGAGCTGGTGGCCCGGGTCCGCTCGGTGCTGCGTCGGGCCAGCGCGCCGGTCGCCTCCAGCACCATCGAGGTCGGCAGCCTCCAGATCGACCCGGGCAGCTTCGTGGTGCGACGGGACGGCCGGGAGGTGACGCTGACCGCCACCGAGTTCCGCCTGCTGCTGGAGCTGGCCCGCCGGCCAGGCCAGGTCTTCACCCGGGAGCTGTTGCTGGACCTGGTCTGGAACCACAGCTTCCTGGGCGACTCGCGGCTGGTCGACGTGGCGGTGCAGCGGCTGCGCGCCAAGGTCGAGGACGATCCGGCGCACCCACGGCTGGTCCGCACCGTGCGCGGTGCCGGCTACAAGCTGTCCACGGGCTGACGGGAGGTCGGCGATGGCCGGACGCGCGGTGCCCCCGGGCCGCCTGCGGCGCCGGCTGACGATCGCGTTCGTGCTGGTCGCCGGGGTCTCCGCCGGGCTGCTGGCCGGTGGGGCGGGTCTGCTGCTGCGGCAGTCCTGGTTGGACGCCTCGCTGCACCAGGCCGCCGCCGACGCCCGCTACCAACTCGTCCTCGCCGGGCAGTTCCTGCCGCTGACCGACCAGCGCAGCACCGAGCTGCTCACCAGCTTCGAAGGCAGCGGCCGGCATGTGGTGCTCGTCGACGGCCCGGCCCGACCCTCGCACTCGGCGTACGCCCCGACCCTGGGCACCCGGCTGCGAGCCACCGTCGCGGACGGACAGCTCGGCTACCAACGGTCCGCCCCGGCGGAGCGGCCCCGGCTGCTGGTGGTCGGCGGACGCATCCCCGGCTCGACCGCCGAGCTGTACGTGATCACGGTCGAGGACGACATCGCCGCCGACCTGGGTCAGCTGCGCAACGCGTTGCTGGCCGGCTGGGTGCTCGTGGTGCTGCTTGCCGCCGGGGTGGGGCACGCCCTGGCCCGTCGAACGCTGGAGCCGGTGAGCCGGGCCAGTCGGGCAGCCCGTGCACTCACCGAGGGTCTGCTCGCCACCCGCCTGCCGGTGCGCGGGCGGGACGAGTTCAGCGACTGGGCGGCGTCGTTCAACGAGATGGCCGAGGCACTGGAGTCGAAGATCGCCGCGCTGTCGGCGGCGCAGGCCCGGGAGCTGCGGTTCACCGCCGACGTCGCGCACGAGCTGCGCACCCCGGTGACCGCACTGGTGGCCGCGGCCTCGCTGCTGCGGGAGCACCTCGACCAACTGCCGGACGACGCCCGGCCGGCCGCACGGCTGTTGGTCGGCGACGTGGTCCGGCTGCGCCGGCTGGTCGAGGACCTGATGGAGATCTCCCGGCTGGACGCCGGGCGGGAGCGGCCAAGCGTCGAGCCGGTCGACGCGCCGGCGCTGCTGCGCGCGATCATCGGGGCGCGCGGCTGGTCGGAGCGGGTGGTGGTCACGGCCGACCCGGTCGCGCTACACACCGACCCGCGCCGGCTGGAGCGGGTGCTGGCCAACCTGGTCGCCAACGCGGTCGAGCACGGCGACGGCGAGATCCGGGCCACCGTGGCCGGGGCGGGCCCACTGGTCATCTTCGAGGTCACCGACCAGGGGCCGGGCATCCCGGCCGAGCACCTGCCACGCCTGTTCGACCGGTTCCACAAGGTCGACCCGTCCCGCTCGGCTCCGGGCAGTGGGCTGGGGCTGGCCATCGCCCGGGAACACGCGGCCCTGCTCGACGGGGTGCTGAGTGTGCGCAGCGAACCGGGCGCCGGCACCCGGTTCCGGCTGGAGCTGCCGGCCCGCGGGCCCCACCTCGGCGACTCCGGGAGGCGGCCCGCCGTCGCGCAGGCCGACGAGCGGTCCAGAGGCCACGCCGACGAGCACGCCGAGGGCGGGCGCACGGCGGGCACAGCTGCGGGCGGTGCGGGATGAGCCGGCGCCGTGCGGCCGCGGTGACCGCACCGGTGCTCATCGCCGCGCTGCTCCTCGGCGCGTGCGGCACCCCCCGCTCCGGTGATCTCGGCCCGGCGCCCACTGCGGCACCGTCGAGTGCGGCACCCACCGGGTCCCCGGGGGACCCGACGCCCACCCCACCGGCGGAACCGCCACCGTCACCCACCAGCGGTCCATCCCGCCCGCCGCCACCGGCCAGCACCGGCACGCGCCAGCCGGCCACGGTGACCATCGAGCTGTGGTACGTCCGGTCCGGGCAGCTCGTCCCGACCCGGCGGACCCGACCGGCCACCGTCGCGACGTCCCGACTGGCGCTGACCGAGCTGGCCGCCGGGCCCACGCCGGCGGAGGCCGCCACCGGGCTGACCACCCTGCTCCCGGCCGGCGTCGAGGTCACCCGGATCACCGACGGCGTGGCGACGCTGCGGCCCGTCCCGTCCGCCGACGACCCGGCGGGGCGCCGGCGGCTGCGCGAGGCGCAGGTGGTGTGGACGCTCACCCAGTTCCCCACCGTGCGGCAGGTCCGCTTCGGCGACGGGCCCCTGGTGGACCGTTCCGACTACTCGGGCCTGCTGCCGCCGATCGTGGTCACCGGACCGAGCGTCGGCGAACGGGTCGGCGCCCCACTCACCGTCACCGGCACCGCCGACGTGTTCGAGGCCACGGTCAGCGTCCGGGTCCTGGACGCCGCCGGCCGGGAGGTTGCCGCCGGCTTCGGCACCGCCAGCTGCGGCAGCGGCTGCCGGGGCGCGTACCGCGTGGTGGTCGGCTGGCACACGGCCCGTGAGCAGCGCGGCACCATCGAGGTGTACGAGGTGTCCGCGCGCGACGGCTCACGGATCAACACGGTGGCCGTGCCGGTGATCCTCGCGCCCGCCGGGACCTGAGCCCGCACCGCCACGACCCCTCGCCCACGAACCGGTGAAGTACCGTCGCGTTCATGATCAAACGGGTGAGGGTCGCGGTGGCGGGTGTTGGTAACAACACGTCAGCGTTGGTGCAGGGAATTTCCTTCTATCGACAGACCGGCAGTCTGGTTGGTATCCGCCGGCCGGTCATCGATGGCCTCGGCGTGGACGACATCGACTTCGTCGCCGCTTTCGCCATGTCCGAGGACAAGGTTGGCAAAGATCTGACCGAGGCGATCTTCCTGCCACCGAACAACTTTCCCCGTCTCGCGGCCGACCTGCCGCCGTCGGGTGTCCCGGTGACCAGGGGCCTGGTCGACGCCAGCGAGGTCGATCGTGTGGCGGCGGCGTTGACCGGCGCTGAGGTGCTGCTGTACTCGGCACCCAGCGGCCGCCCGGATACGGCCAGGGCCTACGCCGAGGCCGCCTGCCGGGCAGGCGTCGCCTTCATCAACACCACATCCGACGCGATCGGCCGCGATCCACTCTGGATCGATCGTTTCGAGGCGGCGGGCCTGCCGTTGCTCGGTGACGATCTGGCCAGCCAGTTCGGCACGTCGGTGGTGCACAACGCGCTGCTGCGGTTGCTGGAGGAGCGGGGTCTCACCCTGGCCAGTTCCTATCAGGTCAACCTGGGCGGTACCGAGGACTTCCGCAACCTGGCCGAGAACTCCAACACCAAGAAGCAGTCCAAGCTCAACGCCCTGTCGGCGGCGAACAAGGTGGAGATGGCCCCATTCGGGTATCTTTCGCAGCTGAAGTCGGAGAAGGTGGCACACCTCAGCATTGAGGCGCAGGGGTGGGGTGAGACTGCGGTGAGCCTTGACGTGAAGCTGAAGGTGCACGACCCGAGTGGCGCTGCCGGCGTCAACATCGATCTGATTCGCATCGCGGCGAGCGCGCTTCGCGATGGGCGTGGTGGTTATGCCGCCGAGGCGTCGCCCCTACTCAAGTCCCCGCCGGGCACGGCGATCTGACACGGACACCTGCCGGACACCGGGCGGAAACGTAATCGTTTCGTCAGCCCGGTGCGACGCAGCTCATAAAACGCTGCACGATCACCCAACCGCGAACTAGGGTCAGTACGACATCGTTTCGCGGGGGGTCGGAATGCTTGGCGGTCAGCAGGTGGGCGCGGGTGCCGGGGTGCCGGCTGCCCGGGGCGCCCGATGCTCCGACAGCGACCTGTTCGCCGTGGTCATCGAGGTGCTGCGCCAGGTCGGCTTCGACCGGTTGACCATCGACGCCATCGCCGCCCGCGCCCACGTCAGCAAGGCCACCATCTACCGGCGCTGGGACGGCAAGACCGAACTGGTCGTCGCCGCCCTGCGCCACCGGCAGGTGGGCGTACACAACCCGCCCGACACCGGCTCACTGCGCGGCGACCTGATCGAGTTGCTGCGCGCCACGGCAGCTGTCTGCGCGGCCGACTGCGACCTGATGCAGGCGTTGGCCTTCGCCATGCGGACCAATCCCGAGCTGGAACGCCTGGTGCGCCACCAGGTGCTGCCCGCCGGGCGGGTGGCCAGCACGGCCATCCTGGTCCGCGCCGCCGCCCGGGGCGAAATCCCGCCCGAGGCCGGTGAACGGGAGCTGTTCCACGAGCTGGCGCCCGCGCTCTCCATGTCCCGCATCGTCGCGTCCGGCCTACCCGCCGATGACGCGTTCCTCACCCAGGTCGTCGACCAGGTGCTGATTCCGGTGCTCCGCTACCAGCCCGACCGCCCGTCTCAGGCCTGATCCACACCAGCAACATGCACACGGAAGGCTTCACCATGCCCGGAACCACCTCGACCGCCCCCGGTGCGCCCGGTGCCGGGACGTCGACAGGCGCGCCGCACCCGAAGCGCTGGATCGCGCTGGCGATCATCGCGATCTCGCAGCTGATGGTGGTCCTGGACGCCACCATCGTGAACATCGCGCTCCCGCAGGCCCAGGCCGACCTCGGCATCAGCGACGCGAACCGGCAGTGGGTGGTCACGGCCTACACGCTGGCGTTCGGCGGCCTGCTACTGCTCGGCGGCCGGATCGCCGACTACTGGGGCCGCAAGCGGACCTTCCTGGTCGGCATGACCGGCTTCGCGCTGGCCTCCGCGCTGGGCGGTCTGGCCACCACCGGCGGGATGCTCTTCGCCGCCCGCGCGTTGCAGGGCGCCTTCGGCGCGCTGCTCGCCCCGGCCGCGCTGGCTCTGCTCACCGTCCTGTTCACCGAGGCCACGGAGCGCGCCAAGGCGTTCGCGGTGTACGGCGCGATCGCCGGCGGTGGGTCCGCGGTCGGCCTGCTGCTCGGTGGGGTGCTCACCGAGTACGCCGACTGGCGCTGGTGCCTGCTGGTCAACATCCCGGTCGCCGCGGTCGCCATCGCCTTCGCCCTACCTCTGGTGCCGGAGAGCCGGGCGCACGGCAACACCCGCTATGACGTGCCCGGCGCGGTCGTCGTCACCGCCGGCCTGGTCTCCCTGGTGTACGGCTTCACCAAGGCCGCCGAGGACGGCTGGGACGCCGCCGCGACGCTCGGTTTCATCGCCGCCGGTGTGGCGCTGCTCGCCGCCTTCGTGGTGATCGAACTGCGCTCCAACCACCCGCTGCTGCCGATGCGGATCATCCTGGACCGCAACCGGGGCGGTGCGTACCTCGCCTCGACGCTTATCGGTGCCGGCCTGTTCGGCGCGTTCCTCTTCCTGACCTTCTACTTCCAGGTGGTGCTCCAGTACAAGCCGCTGGAGGCCGGGCTCGCCTCGCTGCCGGTCACCGCCGGCGTGCTGATCGCGGCGGGTGGGGCCAGCCAGTTGATGCCACGGGTGGGTGCCAAGCCGCTGATGGTCGGCGGTGCCGTGCTCGCCGCCGCGGCCATGCTGCTGCTGACCCAGATCGACGTGGACACCTCGTTCCTCACCCACCTGCTGCCCGCCCAGGTCATCCTCGGCATGGGCCTCGGGTTCACGTTCGTGCCGCTGTCCAGCCTCGCCCTGGTCGGGGTGCCGGAGCACGACGCCGGCGCGGCCAGCGCGACGCTCAACGCCACCCAGCAGATCGGCGGCTCGCTGGGCACCGCACTGCTGAACACCATGTACACCAGCGCGGTCACCGCGTACCTGGCCTCCCGGGTACCGGATCCAGCCAACCAGATCAAGGCGCTGGTACACGGCTACAGCGTGGCGTTCGCCTGGGGCGCGGCGCTGATCGTGCTCGCCGGACTGGCCACCGTGATCCTGGTCAAGGTGCGCAAGGAGGACGTCCCGACCGGTACCACCGTGCACATGGGCTGAGCCGACCGCCGCCGCCGGCCGGCCCGCTCCGACCCGGAGTGGGACCGGCCGGCGGCGGCGTCCGGTAGCGTCCCGACCATCACCGAAAATCCGTTGAGGAGACAAATGTCCACGGCTGCCGACCAGATCATCAACGCTCTGCGCGCGGGCCACGAGGAGCTCGCCACGCTCGTCCGGGACCTCAAGGAAGACGACCTGCTGCTGCCGTCGGGAGCCAGCGAGTGGCAGGTGTCCCAGGTGCTCAGCCACCTGGGCAGCGGCGCGGAGATCAACCTCGCGACGCTGACCGCGGCTCGCACCGGCGCACCCGGCCCGGACGGCGACTTCAACCGCGGCGTCTGGCAGCGCTGGGACGCGATGGCCCCGGCCGAACACGCCGCCGGGTTCCTCGCCGCCAACGAACGCCTCGTCGGGGCGTACGAGGCGCTGGACGCCGAGAGCCGAGCCTCGCTGCGGATCGACCTCGGCTTCCTGCCGGACCCGGTCGACGTCGCCACCGCGGGCCGGTTCCGGCTCAGCGAGTTCGCCCTGCACCAGTGGGACGTCGAGGTGGCGTTCAACCCGTTCGCGGCGGTGACGCCGGAGGCGGTGCCGCTGCTGCTCGACCAGGTCGGCGGCATGCTGGCGTGGACCAGCCGGCCACAGGAGCTGGCCGGCCGGGAGGCCACGCTGCTGGTACGACTGCAGGAGCCCGAGCAGACGTACGGGCTGCGGCTGGGCGAGCGGATCGAGCTGACCGACGCGCCGCGGCAGCCGGACGGCGAGCTGACCGCCCCGGCCGAAGCGTGGCTGCGGTTGGCCACCGGGCGGCTGGGTTCCCAGCACACCCCGGACGGGGTGCGGGTGGCCGGCCCGGTGAGCCTGGACGACCTGCGCCGGGTCTTCGCCGGCTTCTGAGGAGTTGCCGCGCGGGCCGGTCATCCCGGCCCGCGCGGCCCGTCGGCACGGTCAGCCCTTCACGCAGACCACCTGCTTGAGGTGCGCCACCACCTGCACCAGGTCCTCCTGCTGGGCCATCACCTCAGTGATGTCCTTGTACGCGCCGGGGATCTCGTCGACCACCCCGGCGTCCTTCCGGCACTCCACGCCAGCGGTCTGCGTGGCCAGATCCGTGGTGCTGAAGGTGCGCTTGGCCTGCGCCCGTGACATCCGCCGCCCAGCCCCGTGCGAGGCCGAGCAGTACGCGTCCGGGTTCCCCCGACCCCGCACGATGTACGACCCGGTGCCCATCGACCCGGGGATGATGCCCAGGTCGCCCCGGCCGGCCCGGATCGCGCCCTTGCGGGTGACCAGCACGTCCACGCCGTCGTAGCTCTCCTCCGAGACGTAGTTGTGGTGACATGAGATGGGCTCGTCGTAACCGACCTGCGGGAAGTGCTCGCGCACCACGCCGCAGAGCAGGGCCAGCATGACCGCCCGGTTGCGCCGCGCGTACTCCTGCGCCCACCACAGGTCGCGCCGGTAGGCGTCCATCTCCGGCGTACCGGTGAGGAACACCGCAAGGTCCCGGTCGGGCAGGTCGACGTTGTGCGGCAGCCGTCGCGCCACCCCGATGTGCCGCTCGGCCAGCTCCTTGCCGATGTTGCGCGATCCGGAGTGCAGCATCAGCCACACCCGTCCCTCGTCGGCACCACCCTGCTCCAGGCAGACCTCGATGAAGTGGTTACCCCCGCCGAGGGTGCCGAGCTGCCGCTGGGCCCGGGTCTCCAGCTGCGCCACCCGCCGGTCCAGCCCGGCGAACCGGCCCCAGAAGTCGTCCCAGCCGGCCTGCTCCAGACCACGCACCCGGCGCGGGTCGACCGCCTTGTCCCGCTGGGCGAAGCCGACCGGGATGGTGGCCTCGATCGCGGAGCGCAGCCCGGCCAGGTCGTCCGGCAGGTCGGCGGCGGTCAGCGAGGTACGGACCGCCGACATGCCGCAGCCGATGTCCACGCCGACGGCGGCCGGCGAGACGGCCTGCCGCATGGCGATGACCGAGCCGACGGTGGCGCCCTTGCCGAAGTGCACGTCCGGCATCACCGCGACGCCCTGCACCCAGGGCAGCGCGCCGATGTTGCGCAGCTGCCGGGCGGCCTGCGGCTCGATGGCGTACGGGTCGGTCCAGACCCGGACCGGTGCCCGGGTGCCGGCGAGGGGGGTGAATCCCATGGCGGTCTCCTTGTGTCGTGCCGGCACCAGCATCGCGCGGGGTGACCGGAAATGATTGCGCGCCAGGCGGCCGGGCGCGGAAGCTCGTCGGATATGAAAAGGCCGCCCGACCCTCAATGGGTGGGCGGCGGCGTCTGACGCGCTGGCGTCAGGGGTGACGCCGCCCCAACTGCCGGCCCTGACCGGGCTGGCCGAGACACCGGTACCGCGCGCCCGAGGGCAACCCGGCACCGGCACCTGGCGTGCGCCAGGTGGCTTTGGTGCGGATGCGCTGCGACACGGCGTACTCCCCGGGCTCTGATCGGTTGACCTTGCGCCGATGACGCTAGGCGGGCCGGGACCGGTCCGCAATGGATATTGCGGCAGGCCCGGCCGCGCCCGCTACCGGCCGCCGACGACCCGGCGGGCGACCGCCAGCAGGTACTCCTTGCGGTCCAGCGGGTTGTGATCCCAGCGGAGCCGGGTGGGAGCCGGGCCGCGCACCGGCCGGTACCGATCGAACGCGGTCTCCAACACGCCCTCGCCCCGGGTCAGCGCCGGAAGCCGGCGCTCCAGCGCGTGTACCCGGCCCGCCGGGATCTCCCCCTCCACCAGGTACGACGTGCCCTGGCCGGTGGTGTTGGTCGGCACCGCGTCCAGCCGGGCCAGCGCGGGAAGCAGGGTGCCGAGGATGTCGCCCGGCGCCTCCAGCCGGAATCGGTGCACCGGCTCGTGGACCCGGGTGCCGGCCCGGGTGAGCGCGGCCATCAACACCAGCGGGGTGAGGTTGCGGAAGTCCCCCGCCGTGCTGGACATGCTCTTGTCGAAGGTGCCGTG
The nucleotide sequence above comes from Micromonospora sp. NBC_00389. Encoded proteins:
- a CDS encoding MFS transporter, with translation MPGTTSTAPGAPGAGTSTGAPHPKRWIALAIIAISQLMVVLDATIVNIALPQAQADLGISDANRQWVVTAYTLAFGGLLLLGGRIADYWGRKRTFLVGMTGFALASALGGLATTGGMLFAARALQGAFGALLAPAALALLTVLFTEATERAKAFAVYGAIAGGGSAVGLLLGGVLTEYADWRWCLLVNIPVAAVAIAFALPLVPESRAHGNTRYDVPGAVVVTAGLVSLVYGFTKAAEDGWDAAATLGFIAAGVALLAAFVVIELRSNHPLLPMRIILDRNRGGAYLASTLIGAGLFGAFLFLTFYFQVVLQYKPLEAGLASLPVTAGVLIAAGGASQLMPRVGAKPLMVGGAVLAAAAMLLLTQIDVDTSFLTHLLPAQVILGMGLGFTFVPLSSLALVGVPEHDAGAASATLNATQQIGGSLGTALLNTMYTSAVTAYLASRVPDPANQIKALVHGYSVAFAWGAALIVLAGLATVILVKVRKEDVPTGTTVHMG
- a CDS encoding maleylpyruvate isomerase family mycothiol-dependent enzyme; translated protein: MSTAADQIINALRAGHEELATLVRDLKEDDLLLPSGASEWQVSQVLSHLGSGAEINLATLTAARTGAPGPDGDFNRGVWQRWDAMAPAEHAAGFLAANERLVGAYEALDAESRASLRIDLGFLPDPVDVATAGRFRLSEFALHQWDVEVAFNPFAAVTPEAVPLLLDQVGGMLAWTSRPQELAGREATLLVRLQEPEQTYGLRLGERIELTDAPRQPDGELTAPAEAWLRLATGRLGSQHTPDGVRVAGPVSLDDLRRVFAGF
- a CDS encoding RtcB family protein; the encoded protein is MGFTPLAGTRAPVRVWTDPYAIEPQAARQLRNIGALPWVQGVAVMPDVHFGKGATVGSVIAMRQAVSPAAVGVDIGCGMSAVRTSLTAADLPDDLAGLRSAIEATIPVGFAQRDKAVDPRRVRGLEQAGWDDFWGRFAGLDRRVAQLETRAQRQLGTLGGGNHFIEVCLEQGGADEGRVWLMLHSGSRNIGKELAERHIGVARRLPHNVDLPDRDLAVFLTGTPEMDAYRRDLWWAQEYARRNRAVMLALLCGVVREHFPQVGYDEPISCHHNYVSEESYDGVDVLVTRKGAIRAGRGDLGIIPGSMGTGSYIVRGRGNPDAYCSASHGAGRRMSRAQAKRTFSTTDLATQTAGVECRKDAGVVDEIPGAYKDITEVMAQQEDLVQVVAHLKQVVCVKG